CCTAGAGGCGCGGCCGAAGAGGTCGCGCCTCCATGGGCGCCGAGGGGTGTCGTCCACGCCCTGGCGGGGACTCGTCTCAGGCTCGCGGAAGGCGCACGGTGAAGCGGCTGCCGACGCCGGGCTCGCTCTTGACGGTGATGTCACCGCCGTGCGCCCGTACAAGCGTCTGCGTGATCCACAGCCCCAGGCCGGTACCCTGCGTGGCGCTCACGTCGCCCACGCGTTCGAAGGGCCGGAACAGCCGCTCCTGATCTTCGGGGGAGATGCCCACGCCACGATCGGTCACGTGGAAGCTCACGGCGGTGTCTGTCTCCTCTGACGAGACGTCGATCGAGGCGCCTGGCGGGGAGTACTTCACCGCATTGCCGATGAGGTTCGCAAAGATCTGGCGCAGCTTCTCGGCGTCGGCGGCGACGTTGCGGCAGGAGATGCGGTTGTCGATGCTCGGAGCCCCGGTCATGAGGGCCAGGAACTCGATCTCCTCGTCGACCAGGGCTTTCGGATCGGTGGGCTGTCGCTGCGCCGCCATGGTGCGCCCCGTGAGCGCCTCGGACGCCTCGAGATAGGTCTTGATGAGACGATTCGAGCGGCTCACCGCGCGCTGCACCTGCTCGGAGAGCATCTGTCTCTCCTCGGCCTCCGCGGTCTTTGCCATGAGGTGGGTGGCCAGCTGGATGACCACCAGTGGGTTCTTCAGGTCGTGACTGGCCACACGCATGCAGTTGGCGAGGGCGTCGCGACGGATCTTCTGCTCGCGCATCTCGAGCTCGCGGCGCTGCGCGGCGACCCGCAGCCCCTCGGCACGCAGCGCCGCCGTGAGCAGGGCGGCCACCGCGCAGATGAAGGGGAAGTCATTGGGGGCGATGGGAAGTCCCGGGCGAGGGGTGTCGACGCAGAGCAACGCGATGACATCACCGTCGTCGTCGAGCAGCGGCACGTAGATGGCGCTGTGGATCTGGTGGGCGAGCACGCTGGGCGCGTTTCGGATCGCGCTGTGCGCTGGGGAGCCCCCGACGAAGTAGAGGGCCTCGCGGGTCTCCACGGCGTGTCGCGCCATCGAGGTGCTCACGGGGCTCATGGGGATGCCCTCGCGACGGAGATCTTCATCGCCCAGGAGCGACACGAAGCCACGGGTCGGGTCGGGGGGCCAGGCGACCACGGCCACGCGCTGCGCCGCGGGAACCACGTCGAAGATGCGCTTCAGCGCGTGGGCGAGCAGCTCGCTTCGGGTCGACGAGAGCATGCGCTGCGCGACATCATGAAGCGCGCTCACCGCGTTCTGCTTGAGGGCGGCTCCTCGGACGATGGACTCCACGTCGAGCTCGCGGGCGTCGGCCCTTGCACTGGGTACGGGTGCTGTCACGGGCGGGCGGCCAGGGCCGCGGTCCTCTCTCCGTGGGCGGTGGGCCCTGCGGTCTGTGTGTGAACGTATGCGCGGTCTCGGGGGGTGACGTCTCCCACGGCGTCAGGCGCCTCGCCTCAGATCTGGTCGTCGCCCGTGGGAGCGGGGCGTGGCGGTGCCTCGCGGGTTGGAACGGGCACCGGTGGCTCGGGCATCTTCTCCGGCGCCGGCTTGACGGGCTCGACCTGAATCGGGGCCGGTTGCTCTTCTGGTGCACCCGGTGCGCCCGGTGCAGGCTCGGTGGGGGTCGTATCCGGGTTGGCCGGGGGCTCATCTGGTTCAACCGGCGTCGCCGCGGGCTTGTCCG
This portion of the Pseudomonadota bacterium genome encodes:
- a CDS encoding sensor histidine kinase, which encodes MTAPVPSARADARELDVESIVRGAALKQNAVSALHDVAQRMLSSTRSELLAHALKRIFDVVPAAQRVAVVAWPPDPTRGFVSLLGDEDLRREGIPMSPVSTSMARHAVETREALYFVGGSPAHSAIRNAPSVLAHQIHSAIYVPLLDDDGDVIALLCVDTPRPGLPIAPNDFPFICAVAALLTAALRAEGLRVAAQRRELEMREQKIRRDALANCMRVASHDLKNPLVVIQLATHLMAKTAEAEERQMLSEQVQRAVSRSNRLIKTYLEASEALTGRTMAAQRQPTDPKALVDEEIEFLALMTGAPSIDNRISCRNVAADAEKLRQIFANLIGNAVKYSPPGASIDVSSEETDTAVSFHVTDRGVGISPEDQERLFRPFERVGDVSATQGTGLGLWITQTLVRAHGGDITVKSEPGVGSRFTVRLPRA